The following coding sequences are from one Nicotiana tomentosiformis chromosome 3, ASM39032v3, whole genome shotgun sequence window:
- the LOC138908324 gene encoding uncharacterized mitochondrial protein AtMg00860-like translates to MDLINRVFRPYIDSFVIVFIDDILIYSCILEEHEHHLRLVLRTLREQKLYAKFSKCEFCLDSVAFLGYDVSGEGIKVDPKKIEAVQSWSHPTSATEIRRFLGLAGYYRQFMEGYSSIVSPLTRLTQKGA, encoded by the coding sequence ATGGACTTGATAAatagggtgttcaggccttatattgattcatttgtcattgtcttcattgatgacattttgatttactcatGTATcctggaggagcacgagcatcaTTTGAGATTGGTGCTTCGGActttgcgggaacagaagctatacgctaagttctccaagtgtgagttttgtttggattctgtggcattcttggggtatGATGTATCAGGAGAaggcattaaggtggatcccaagaagattgaggcagttcagagttggtctCATCCTACTTcggcgaccgagatcaggagattcttggggttagcaggttattatcgtcagttcatGGAGGGCTACTCATCTATTGTATCAcctttgactaggttgacccagaagggtgcttag